GCTACCATAACTATAACCTCCATAGCTTTTCTTCAATGGTGGTTTCGAAAAACCATTATTACTCAAAGAAGacgaagcagaagaagaagaagacaacgaTGAAGATTGTTGTAACTTAACATGCTCGTTATGTTTCCTTGAGctgctctgtttctgtttaCTCGACGTTGAACCGGTTGAATTACTCCGGTTTAGTAATGGTAACGGACATAAACTCCGTCCATAAGTACTTCCACAGTTTAAACTACTGCTTCTCTTAAACCCCCAAAACGACTTCGTATTGGTTTTCTCCTCCGTCGTGATTATCACGTCgtcttcttgttgttcttcGTTTGgttgtttcctctgttttcttgaatCCGGTTTAGATTTAACCGGTTTTGGTTCTGGTTCTTTTTTACCCGGTTctggttttttcttgatttccgTTGGTAAGATTTTGCCGTTAGAGAAGAGTTCATCGGCGGACCAAGAACCTTGATCGAAGCTTTCGCCGGAATTTACGCCGCCGGGAATGCAGAAATCGAAATCTATGCTTGAATTGAGGCTTGATGGTTTCGAGTTTGATGATCTTAAGGGACGTTTCTCGATTGGTATTGCGTCTGATTGACAAAAGTCACGTGAAAATGAGATTCTTGGACTCATATTAGAATTTTCCGATAAAAGATCCACCGCcattttttcttgaagaagaagaatttaaagttttttttttaataatgagaAATTGTGAAAACGAAGAGATTTTTGGATAGTTTCTGCAGaaaaagaggaggaagaatttcgaagaagagagaaagagagaattttgaggaagaaggtgaatttaattatttttataggtgattttacaaaatttattttttggaataaaaaggagaaacaataaaatgaattgttagaattgtttttgtgaaaaagagaaaaaaggaagaataaAATGGGTTAATAAAAGAGGGGACAGAGAAGCGTGTCGCTTGCAACATATTCACATGCATGGGCCAAAAAAGGATATATGTTGGTTCTTCACTTtcgtactttttttttttttgaatggtataattttttaatgtcCATATTGAAATTtctgtaaatattttagttgaaGTCAAAAGATATATGGTGATTGCAATCTTTGAAATGTTTAGAGAGTAAACGTTTGGATTCGTGTTGACCAATTTGATGAAGCAGAAGCAGTGAATGTAGACCAATGGTGAAAAAGTGCCCCGACGCAAGACtttaagaaacaattaaattactaaaattttgtCAAGAACATTGTTAAGTAAAGAGATTAcatttatgacaaaaaaaaaaaaaagagagtacatttatgataaaaaaagagagattagttTGTGTTAAGAGGTAATagggagagagaagaaaaaaaactaaattgttTCAGTATTGTTCACGcaagatttttaaattgtcATCATGcaagttttttgttaataaatatagttttaaatcGTAGTcacacaatatatatatatatatatataatttttttcttttttttaaacgtCGTCACAcaagatatttttaaattgtaatcacacaatatatatttcataatacaaaaaatataaccaGAGTCATTTCCGAATACTTTCTGTATTTTCTAATtcgttaattttttaatttaattcattccttttagttttatttgtaTGAGTTTTATGTGTAAGAAGTCTTTTATGTCAAAATTTGGATTCGGATTCCCCATCCTCGTTAGGTTACCACTTGCCACCTAAAGACTGTAGAACACAATTCAAAACATGTGTTAGATAAGTTAAGGTAATAATAGCATCATTAGTCATTACTGGTTCGGTGTACAAGAATGTTGCATCATCCCATCGAACATTACTTCACGTTAAATAAGGTCGAGCACTAGCCAGTCTTCGAATATGATGTATTCAGGATGATATTTACATAGGAAGTCAGTTACCAGAAAGTCTTTTTGCGGGTCTGACACCCAATTATTACAACCCGAATTGTTTGGTGCTTTTGATTGAAATTTACCCCAACAATATTGTTACTGCTAAAACTATTAGTTGAAgttagccaaaaaaaaaaaatcaacaacctCAATTAATtcgattttaaaacattttgatccAATCATTTATTTGCAGTGACTATACCGACCTTACTGAACCATACCAACTACATTTATCTACGATGCTTTTCATGAGTATTGAATTAGGAGCTAAACGATACATACATCGTTGTCTTATTATTTATTCAGTTCTTATATTATTAACCGAGGTTTTTGTCTTTACTAATTTAGAATATCCGTTTATTTTTAAGATTCTTAGTTTAGGTTTAATTTAATGGTTAGatgatatattaattaaagtacaagaataattttaaaaaaccatACGGGTGGCATTGTTGATACTTCCAAACTGATTAATAATAAGGGCAGACAAATGTCAAATACATATCAAGAACATAGTTTTCTTTAATAGTAGACCATATTACAAATTCGTTGTTAtccatttttgtaaaatatgaaatgtaTATACAAAGATTTGGttacgtgtttttttttattgtcgCTAATTCTACGTCTTTGTTCCTCTCAAATTtggattatatatttatttatttaatttgtatttatctTATAAGatgtatataacaaaattttgttccGATAAGAGAAATGGAtcttttgtgaaagaaaagtCTAtaactctttatttatttaatatgatGAGTCATGCGAGTTTGCTTTtcataaaattgaaatcaattttttcttaaatttgaaGTAAAGAAATTGTCATGtgatagaaagaaagagagaggaaaaggAGATTTCACATTATCTAGAAAATGAAAGGGAACTATgaataatttgtaaatttgtgaattatatgaaaaaaaatagaagacaaAGTAAGCATGGCCATGGGTCCGATGGCTACGTACTTACCGAAAACGAAGAATCCCACTAAGAGAAGTGAAGGGTTAAGAGATGGTCCACGTTTCCTACTAAACATTTTCCTATCCATTTGGATCGCCCACGAGCCCACCTTGAAACCAACCCGACCCGATTCGACCCAATCACGAACTGCCTACTTTGGCTGCTCTCGATAATACTAACAGGAACTTGTACAATTCAGTTAGGGTTTGGTTATGATGACGGACCCAAAAAATATCGGATTTTTCTGATCCTAGTAAACAATAAAGATGGTCCAGTCCGACAAATAGCATTGGTGATGTTTTTGCTGACAATTACCGAAcaataaaagtatatatttacattatCACACCTATAAATACACAAATCACgtataaatttgatatttcaatatttgTGACAACATTTTGACTACATAAACCATTCATATTTCCAATAATTATGAATTATGGAAAAAAGAATGATCAAAAATGAACTGAACTATATAGAATGCTCATGAATTGGTATTTTTtggaagaaacaaacattgaAAGTTATATTCTCTTTTGAAACagttatggtttttattatACACCATAAGAGAATATAATCCGGATTAGGCTTCGATGACTTATATCACtctacttttttgttttttttgttacaatcttatatcatttttattaagtTGTCTTACTAATCAAGTTTGGAAGATACATCAGATACTAACTAATTTCGTAAACAAAGATTGACACGGACGCGGACAACTTCTCACGAGGGACGTTGTTAACGGCTAAACAAGGATCACAAGTCACATGCAACCATCTTATGGTTGAACCTCCCTTCTAAGAGGACGTGGTGTGCAACTTGCGGTGGCTCAATTTAATATAGGCAATGGTAGAAGCATCATATTGGGTCAGGATCCATGGCTCCCAACAATGATCTTGACTACTTCGAATTAAACCAAATGTTGATCCGAGCTTACCAGTTCAAGTTCAACTCCACACAAGTACGGAACTCTGGAAAGAGGAGGATATATGCATGCAAATCTATGTCTCCAATGAACATAATGAGGAtatttttctgtcttttttggGGACAAACAGGAATTGCGAAGGTGTTTACTTTCATTCAGCACTGAAAAGAGACACAACACCCTGATACCACTTTATGTGAATTTGGAGAGTTTCTGAGAATGTGTTTAAATCCATTATCAGATTATAATTTACACTCACCGAATCCATGATAAGATGTCTGAGAAACAATCgatatttggaaaatatattattcacataaaagagagaaaaaaacacattgaACAGAATTTCAGAATTCATGTATTTTGCATCATATTTTCTGGACAAATATGTTAACTTATTGCTTTTTCTATGTGAGAGAGTCACTAAGAAAGTACTTACCTCTAGTCTAAGATTTTGAGTTACATATGGAATTGTATGATGTGAGCTTGTTCCTTGGCTCTATTCTCTTAGAGGccattttctctttgtgtttttACTATATTCTCTTAGAGGCaagtgagtttttgtttttttatggtGAGTGTTGTGTTAATTCCTAACCTCCCCCACTCTCTTATATGGCTAGTGAATTATTTTAACTGGACATAATCGGAAATTCCTCCACAatgggtttttgtttaatacatATCACTCACTGGAAAATGACATTGGTAGAATAATAGGGAAACCcatattttaaagttataaaaaaataaaataagaaattaggACATCTCCAATGGTGATCTCTATATTTTCCTCTATTTTAGAGGTGactctattttagaggtgTCTATTGTAGTACAATgcctctaaaatagagtttcctctataacagagaaaaaatagagatctcTACAATTCaactctattttttcttctatttttgaagaaactcTATTTTAAAGGTGACTATTGgatcataatatttttaaaataaagatgtAGCTagtgaattttaaaaaataaaattgtatgTGCTCGAAAATCCCTCCACTGCATGtgttctgttttattttttatcacAATGAAATTATGTATCCTGAAGATGAAtgcatgcaaaaaaaaaatgaagaatcatATCTGTACGTGGAATCCGCCGAGTAAGAAGTGATATGGTATGTACTTTGCAAATTAAAGATTAGACATCATTATTATAGATACCTCGATAGGTttgttatattaatattgattttcatttatgCAACCATACCCAAAGATAATCCgtatattcaaaacaaattacgTTAAGCTATCATATCAAAGttttctaattcttttttttttctcaaataattaactaataataaaattttgcactaaaactaaatttgtgaaagaagaaacaacaaaagttaagaaacagaagataaaGAATAAGGTCATcgtgtaatttgttttttccctttttcgtTTGGGATTATTAGGttgttagggttttgattcaACACATACGCTTTCTATTAAATCTAACTCTCTCACTTTATCACCTATCAAAACAAACGAACAGGAATCTCAGCTTAAAGAGtttgaaaaacaataagaCTTCTGAACCGTGCCGAGAAATTTTGATGCCGTAGGCGAAAAATATggtttaatagtttaataaaataatgtacacataaca
This sequence is a window from Arabidopsis thaliana chromosome 1 sequence. Protein-coding genes within it:
- a CDS encoding membrane-associated kinase regulator (unknown protein; BEST Arabidopsis thaliana protein match is: unknown protein (TAIR:AT5G38320.1); Has 617 Blast hits to 318 proteins in 80 species: Archae - 0; Bacteria - 16; Metazoa - 141; Fungi - 62; Plants - 128; Viruses - 2; Other Eukaryotes - 268 (source: NCBI BLink).) — its product is MAVDLLSENSNMSPRISFSRDFCQSDAIPIEKRPLRSSNSKPSSLNSSIDFDFCIPGGVNSGESFDQGSWSADELFSNGKILPTEIKKKPEPGKKEPEPKPVKSKPDSRKQRKQPNEEQQEDDVIITTEEKTNTKSFWGFKRSSSLNCGSTYGRSLCPLPLLNRSNSTGSTSSKQKQSSSRKHNEHVKLQQSSSLSSSSSASSSLSNNGFSKPPLKKSYGGYSYGSHGGGGIRVSPVINVVPSGNLFGFGSMFSGNGRDKNKKR